Proteins encoded together in one Psilocybe cubensis strain MGC-MH-2018 chromosome 8, whole genome shotgun sequence window:
- a CDS encoding 4-coumarate--CoA ligase-like 1, with protein MALVQSSGPPFVPPPADLTLPEVFLDRKLKHSTTTQEYPQIPTLIDAESGRTVFLSELRNRTDCLARSFAKQFGLVSLLAANHTDYPVCIWAAHRLGAIVAPTSPGLTTGYQFEVTKPSIIIADAENVSIAAQAAKRHNISRSRIIVLGGDPTGEATAYESVNVLINHGRHLPNIHTFRLEPGAGSSKVAFLCFSSGTTGKPKAVSISHQTAICNVLQLATFDGLNMNLPGVEPRYRPGDVCTGGIVHEDIYGLAMNLHFILYCQMTLVITRKFDFLKFLEGIKKYRITHLMIVPPQVILLCKHPAALKADLSGIRYCMVAAAPLTIELTQHLIKKLPNACLGQGYGMTEMCGAVSMWPLSQRIGTVGSGGQLISGTTAKVVKSDGSIAAIGESGELWVKGNQITLGYYKNEASTREAFQNGWYKTGDEVKIDSNGDLFIIDRIKEMIKVKGFQVAPAELEGHLIDHPSIAEVGVIGVPDEYAGELPLAFIVLRQQAAEEIKNNPAAASSLKADIYKFVKNAKSRYKWLDGGIEFVDSIPKSPSGKILRRILRDSIVNKTRTPHVKPKL; from the exons ATGGCCCTCGTACAGTCGTCTGGCCCGCCTTTTGTACCTCCTCCCGCCGATCTCACTTTGCCAGAAGTGTTCCTTGACCGCAAGCTGAAACACTCCACAACAACACAGGAGTATCCACAGATACCCACATTAATTGACGCTGAAAGTGGACGAACCGTATTCCTTTCTGAA CTTCGTAATCGTACAGATTGTTTGGCCAGATCCTTTGCAAAGCAATTTGGTTTAG TCAGTCTGCTTGCTGCGAACCATACAG ACTATCCTGTATGTATATGGGCGGCTCATAGGCTGGGTGCGATCGTCGC CCCAACAAGTCCTGGCCTCACGACCG GTTATCAATTCGAGGTTACTAAGCCGTCGATCATCATTGCCGATGCAGAAAATGTCTCTATCGCAGCCCAGGCCGCGAAGCGCCACAACATCTCCAGGAGTCGCATCATCGTACTAGGAGGCGATCCTACTGGGGAAGCCACAGCATACGAGTCGGTGAACGTGCTTATCAATCACGGGCGACACCTTCCCAACATTCATACGTTTCGTCTCGAGCCTGGAGCTGGATCATCTAAGGTGGCGTTTCTTTGCTTCTCTTCAGGAACAACCGGAAAACCAAAG GCAGTGTCTATCTCTCACCAAACCGCGATATGTAACGTCCTCCAACTAGCTACCTTTGATGGATTAAATATGAACTTGCCTGGAGTGGAGCCACGATATAGGCCAGGAGATGTTTGCACTGGAGGTAT TGTACATGAAGATATTTATGGTCTTGCAATGAAT TTACATTTTATTCTATACTGCCAG ATGACTCTTGTCATTACGCGTAAATTTGACTTCCTGAAATTTCTAGAAGGGATTAAAAAATACAGAATCACCCATCTTAT GATCGTTCCACCTCAGGTCATTCTTCTTTGCAAG CACCCCGCAGCTCTGAAAGCCGATTTATCCGGCATCCGATATTGCATGGTAGCGGCTGCTCCTCTCACAATCGAGCTTACTCAACACCTTATCAAGAAACTGCCAAATGCTTGTCTTGGGCAAGGGTACG GTATGACAGAAATGTGCGGTGCAGTCAGCATG TGGCCTCTCTCCCAAAGAATAGGGACTGTCGGCAGCGGAGGCCAGCTTATATCTGGCACTACCGCTAAAGTGGTCAAGTCTGATGGATCTATTGCTGCAATTGGCGAGTCTGGGGAGCTCTGGGTTAAAGGCAATCAAATAACGCTCGGATATTACAAGAATGAGGCATC TACGCGTGAAGCATTCCAGAATGG ATGGTATAAAACCGGAGACGAGGTAAAGATTGATTCCAACGGTGATCTATTTATCATCGACCGCATTAAG GAAATGATTAAAGTCAAAGGGTTCCAAGTCGCACCTGCAGAGCTCGAAGGCCATCTCATTGACCACCCAAGCATCGCAGAAGTCGGCGTCATAGGAGTTCCAGACGAATATGCTGGAGAGCTTCCTCTAGCGTTCATTGTACTGCGTCAGCAAGCTGCCGAGGAGATAAAAAATAACCCAGCTGCAGCATCCTCGCTTAAAGCAGATATATACAAA TTTGTGAAGAATGCGAAGTCTCGTTATAAATGGCTCGACGGAGGTATTGAATTTGTTGATTCAATTCCTAAGAGTCCTAGTGGCAAGATTCTAAGGCGCATTCTTCGCGATAGTATTGTAAACAAGACTCGAACGCCACACGTAAAACCAAAGTTGTGA
- a CDS encoding hypothetical protein (Uncharacterized protein YEL023C), whose product MNSDETSPLLNKLNGEKKGDILTYPPAHKVQGRALILLFDGTGDSEDQDISNVVALKRMLHPIDDPKKQMIFYQTGIGTYHPDFPGLRDKKIPVISTASRTVDSAVAWSLGSHVQEAYKWIMDKYEDGDRICMFGFSRGAYTARAVGGMINKIGLLPKSREDQVERAYESYKQKGKDYKKEWQAFREINGSRDVPIEFLGVWDTVSSVGVVYGKTLPFADRNGSVKTFRHAVALDEHRARFRQDMWRLPKFSEHNKKPWSWSTDADQVWFAGAHCDVGGGSVINGTRPNLAHIALRWMIREIFKKEAGILFDPAELRAIGLDPDALYPVVKTRPPALEPTSDMTLSSSNTIKQPNAIVRFGSWVKSFFVTPPKEEKPDYSIYGSYSEEQLDLVDALAPIFDQLALKTAKWALLEIVPMKIRGYTPNLGKGRVIPPPFDPRAPGSTDDMKKKAEKDPRWTKVRVHRTVKTRMSCKTADGKERYVPRATVNGEIGLDKLNPDLIEWVD is encoded by the exons ATGAATTCCGACGAGACGTCACCTCTTTTGAACAAGTTGAACGGGGAGAAGAAGGGAGACATACTCACATATCCTCCGGCTCACAAAGTTCAAGGCCGCGCCCTTATTCTTCTCTTCGATGGGACTGGCGACTC GGAAGATCAGGAT ATTTCCAACGTCGTCGCGCTGAAGAGGATGCTTCATCCCATAGATGATCCGAAGAAACAGATGATATTTTATCAG ACGGGTATTGGAACATACCATCCTGACTTTCCGGGTCTGAGAGACAAAAAGATCCCTGTTATAAGTACCGCATCTAGG ACGGTGGATAGTGCAGTTGCTTGGAGCTTGGGTTCGCATGTTCAAG AGGCTTATAAATGGATCATGGACAAAT ACGAGGATGGGGACAGAATTTGCATGTTTG GTTTCTCTAGGGGAGCATACACCGCGAGAGC TGTCGGAGGAATGATTAACAAGATTGGCCTGCTTCCCAAGTCACGCGAGGATCAAGTTGAACGTGCATATGAGAGCTACAAGCAAAAGGGTAAAGACTACAAAAAAGAATGGCAAGCATTCCGTGAGATAAATGGAAGCCGAGATGTACCAATCGAATTTTTGGGAGTATG GGATACCGTCAGCTCTGTTGGCGTTGTATACGGCAAAACGCTCCCATTCGCGGATAGAAACGGTTCAGTAAAAACTTTCAGACATGCGGTGGCCTTGGATGAGCACCGCGCCCGCTTCAGACAGGATATGTGGAGACTGCCAAAATTCAGTGAACACAACAAAAAGCCTTGGAGCTGGTCGACAGACGCAGATCAGGTGTGGTTCGCAGGCGCTCATTGTG ACGTCGGAGGTGGATCTG TGATTAATGGCACCCGCCCCAATTTGGCGCATATTGCGTTGAGATGGATGATCCGGGAAATCTTCAAGAAAGAAGCTGGGATACTGTTCGACCCAGCGGAACTGCGGGCTATTGGATTGGATCCGGATGCGTTGTATCCTGTTGTTAAGACCCGACCTCCCGCTTTGGAACCCACTTCAGATATGACATTGTCATCCAGCAACACTATCAAACAGCCCAACGCCATTGTGCGCTTTGGGTCGTGGGTTAAGAGCTTCTTCGTTACGCCTccaaaggaagagaagccTGACTATTCGATATATGGGTCGTACAGTGAAGAGCAGCTGGACCTTGTTGATGCTCTGGCTCCTATCTTCGATCAGCTCGCACTTAAGACGGCGAAGTGGGCGCTCCTAGAAATTGTGCCGATGAAGATTCGCGGGTATACACCTAACCTAGGAAAGGGCCGCGTCATTCCTCCTCCCTTTGATCCACGAGCACCAGGGAGTACTGATGatatgaagaagaaggctgaaaaAGATCCAAGGTGGACCAAAGTACGTGTTCATAGGACTGTAAAGACTCGGATGTCTTGCAAAACTGCAGATGGAAAAGAGCGCTATGTGCCTCGAGCAACAGTGAATGGAGAAATTGGGCTTGATAAACTCAACCCTGATTTGATTGAGTGGGTGGACTGA
- a CDS encoding FAD-dependent monooxygenase OpS4, producing MTLDDVRRLRVAVFGAGMGGLTCALSLAHEGFLYIDVYETAPNLGFVGAGIQLAPNMARILDKLGVWKKIESEAVLVKSTSIRQGTTDEELGFVEFDSVKDKYGYAHMVGHRASLAGSLYEGCKAQSAITFHFSTAVSEVNFGGDDRKPSFLATPLVGPAVRVEADIILAADGIKSLTRAAMLKELGSTDHVVDSGQAAYRIMLTREQMKDDPELLELIDADRVTRWIGEKRLLIAYPIDNKRIYNISTAQPDTHFSAAPSAQYTTRGSKTRMLEVFSDFCPKVHKLLSLVPQDEVCEWKLRIHARLPTWVHHSVALVGDACHPTLPHLAQGAAQAIEDGITLAVALSKLPNTDPESVHQALKIYEKVRKTRAETLVDLATANGKLLHLGEGKAREERDALFSKLLRDGKGTVPDKWADKEIQSKIYGFDCILEARRACVELGCCDLSSIVNIQQLHQMPAEDSSVHLEQGTSSDAQKAKRRRLKGSCDSCRSKKSDSSERPGNVCTNCILSGIACTHDLPRQQKVTEVKQAATAHIMILEARIKNFIVKVNKLHPGEDIEQIINAPVREISRSPSISSGVEPSSSTFSSVDLRYPSSPPMDIMTAATSPTAEDEPAASDDDDDLAHVALAEDLKKLSTNATEDRFFGEASTFMLAKHVTDARNMITGQPNAGLDPRKYRRLIYWELRPWEMTYVTSSERPYVFPENDLLNTLVSLYFEKSNTIIPILHRPTFERSLSMGQHHWDPSFGMTVLLVCAIASRYSSDPRVSVANDPSGMSAGWHYFCQVPVHRKKMLYTASTYDLQYYGLASLYLSGTSMPHNSWTVIAIGLRHAFEKGAHRRKGNKQPSVEEELQKRAFWALICLDNLSSSFVGRSGSTPHDAYDVEYPVECDDEFWETEDPDQAFRQPPGRPSYMTAYVHFIKLCEILGFVLRTLYTTKKSRMISGFVGPDWEGKMVAELDSSMNKWKEALPEHLLWNPDRQDITFFHQSANLYTSYYYVQMQIHRPYLTKKSELTLPSLAMCNSAARACSHVLEASIARGARILPHAIIVAYTAGMVITLCMWGGQPMGYLGDNKEGTESLRKCLDYLYHCEKKWHCAGRLSDMLREASDINLYVQPTVNKRRRLSFDTELIFQPAPDSAEPVEVTATGLSSAGSTVIGNRPVPPSTMGSPLQSLMLTDMGFFPGTSISDNNPNLLNTTNFNIHLPQSEPTASIGIPGQSISADPPASDLFAGVWSDTTVPFTSLEQWDTYFAYMGQS from the exons ATGACCTTGGACGACGTCAGACGGTTGAGAGTCGCTGTCTTTGGAGCAG GCATGGGCGGCCTCACTTGTGCCCTCTCGTTAGCACACGAAGGGTTTCTCTATATCGATGTCTACGAAACTGCGCCCAACCTAGGTTTTGTAGGAGCAGGAATTCAACTTGCCCCCAATATGGCACGCATTCTCGATAAACTCGGCGTTTGGAAAAAGATCGAGTCCGAGGCTGTCTTAGTCAAGAGCACGAGCATCAGAC AGGGAACAACCGACGAAGAGCTCGGCTTTGTCGAGTTCGACTCCGTCAAAGATAAATATGGCTACGCTCACATGGTAGGACACCGTGCCTCGCTCGCTGGGAGCCTTTACGAAGGCTGCAAAGCACAATCTGCTATTACCTTTCACTTCTCGACTGCCGTATCTGAAGTGAATTTTGGCGGGGATGACAGGAAGCCATCGTTCTTGGCTACGCCATTAGTAGGTCCAGCTGTGCGAGTCGAGGCTGATATCATATTAGCCGCCGATGGTATCAAGTCGCTCACTCGAGCAGCAATGCTGAAGGAACTTGGTTCCACGGATCATGTGGTGGATTCTGGACAGGCTGCATATCGCATTATGCTGACCCGCGAGCAAATGAAGGATGATCCTGAGCTGTTGGAATTAATAGACGCTGACAGAGTTACTCGGTGGATTGGGGAGAAGCGGCTACTTATTGCATATCCAATTGATAACAAGCGGATATACAATATCAGTACCGCGCAGCCAGATACGCATTTTTCTGCTGCACCATCAGCTCAGTATACCACGAGAGGGAGTAAAACCAGGATGCTGGAGGTGTTCTCCGATTTCTGTCCGAAG GTTCATAAATTACTTAGCCTAGTACCGCAAGACGAGGTTTGTGAGTGGAAACTGCGGATTCACGCTCGCCTCCCCACATGGGTTCATCATAGCGTGGCGCTGGTAGGCGACGCTTGCCATCCTACACTTCCGCACCTTGCACAGGGAGCTGCTCAGGCTATTGAAGATGGCATCACCCTTGCTGTTGCGCTCTCCAAACTTCCTAACACCGACCCCGAAAGCGTGCACCAAGCGTTAAAGATCTACGAAAAGGTCCGCAAAACGCGGGCGGAAACCTTGGTGGACTTGGCGACAGCAAATGGGAAACTATTGCACCTCGGCGAGGGGAAAGcaagggaagaaagagatgCATTATTTTCTAAGCTTCTGAGGGATGGTAAGGGCACAGTTCCAGACAAATGGGCGGACAAGGAGattcaaagcaaaatatatGGTTTCGACTGTATACTCGAAGCACGCAGGGCATGCGTTGAGTTAGGCTG TTGCGATTTGTCTTCGATTGTCAACATTCAGCAACTGCACCAA ATGCCTGCAGAAGACTCTTCAGTACACCTTGAGCAGGGCACCTCATCAGACGCTCAGAAGGCAAAGAGAAGGCGATTGAAAGGGTCATGCGACTCATGCCGATCTAAGAAGA GCGACAGTTCAGAAAGGCCAGGAAATGTTTGCACAAATTGCATCCTTTCAGGAATAGCATGCACTCATGACCTGCCTCGCCAACAGAAG GTAACGGAGGTCAAACAAGCAGCCACCGC GCACATCATGATACTGGAAGCAAGGATAAAGAA TTTTATTGTTAAAGTGAACAAGTTGCATCCTGGAGAAGACATTGAGCAAATTATCAACGCACCTGTTAGGGAGATCTCTCGGTCACCGTCGATCTCCAGTGGTGTCGAACCCAGCTCTAGCACATTTAGCTCTGTGGATTTAAGATACCCTAGTAGCCCTCCCATGGATATAATGACAGCTGCTACATCGCCAACAGCAGAAGATGAACCCGCTGCttcagacgatgacgatgacctTGCCCATGTCGCTCTTGCTGAAGATTTGAAGAAGCTGTCCACGAATGCCACAGAAGACCGCTTCTTCGGCGAGGCTAG CACATTCATGCTCGCCAAGCATGTCACAGACGCTCGAAACATGATTACGGGTCAACCGAATGCTGGCCTAGATCCACGCAAATATCGGCGTCTAATCTATTGGGAACTACGACCT TGGGAGATGACCTACGTTACCTCGTCAGAGCGTCCTTACGTGTTTCCGGAAAACGATCTACTCAACACTCTTGTTTCCCTCTATTTCGAAAAGTCCAATACCATTATCCCCATTCTTCATCGCCCTACTTTTGAGAGGTCTCTTTCCATGGGACAACATCATTGGGATCCATCATTTGGTATGACAGTGCTTTTAGTCTGTGCCATTGCATCGCGGTACTCTTCAGATCCCCGCGTTTCGGTTGCCAATGACCCTTCTGGCATGTCCGCCGGTTGGCATTACTTCTGTCAAGTCCCAGTTCATCGAAAGAAGATGCTTTACACAGCAAGCACGTATGATTTGCAGTATTACGGT CTTGCTTCGTTATACCTCAGTGGGACATCAATGCCGCATAATTCTTGGACAGTGATCGCTATTGGTCTCAGGCACGCTTTCGAAAAAGGTGCACACAGACGCAAAGGGAACAAGCAGCCTTCGGTTGAGGAAGAATTACAGAAAAGGGCCTTTTG GGCCCTTATATGTCTTGACAACCTATCAAGCTCCTTCGTGGGTCGCTCAGGCTCCACACCTCACGACGC CTACGACGTTGAATATCCAGTTGAGTGCGATGATGAATTCTGGGAGACCGAAGACCCCGATCAAGCATTCCGGCAACCTCCAGGAAGACCCAGCTACATGACCGCATACGTTCACTTCATCAAGCTATGCGAGATTCTAGGATTCGTCCTCCGAACCTTGTATACCACCAAGAAATCTAGGATGATTTCAGGTTTTGTTGGGCCTGACTGGGAAGGTAAAATGGTTGCGGAACTAGATTCGTCGATGaataaatggaaagaagcctTACCCGAACATC TTCTATGGAACCCTGACAGACAAGATATTACCTTTTTCCACCAGTCTGCTAATCTGTACACATCGTATTACTATGTACAAATGCAGATCCACCGGCCCTACCTCACAAAAAAATCTGAATTGACGCTTCCCTCTCTCGCCATGTGCAATAGTGCTGCCAGAGCCTGTTCACATGTCCTGGAGGCTTCAATAGCAAGGGGAGCTAGAATCCTTCCTCATGCAATC ATTGTCGCATACACTGCTGGAATGGTGATTACCCTGTGTATGTGGGGTGGTCAACCTATGGGGTACCTTGGAGATAATAAGGAAGGCACGGAAAGCCTTCGAAAATGTCTTGACTATCTGTACCATTGCGAAAAAAA ATGGCACTGTGCCGGCAGACTAAG TGATATGTTACGGGAAGCAAGTGATATTAACCTCTACGTACAGCCGACCGTGAATAAGCGCCGCCGTCTATCGTTTGATACTGAGCTAATTTTCCAGCCAGCTCCAGACTCGGCGGAGCCTGTGGAGGTGACTGCCACTGGCCTTAGCTCGGCGGGAAGCACTGTAATTGGCAATAGACCTGTGCCGCCTTCTACCATGGGCAGCCCTCTCCAAAGTCTGATGCTCACAGATATGGGTTTTTTCCCGGGGACCTCCATTTCAGACAACAATCCCAATTTGTTAAACACCACTAACTTCAACATCCACTTACCCCAATCTGAACCTACCGCTTCCATCGGTATTCCTGGACAATCGATATCTGCAGATCCTCCTGCAAGCGATCTGTTTGCTGGGGTCTGGTCTGACACTACTGTTCCATTTACGAG CCTGGAGCAGTGGGATACGTATTTTGCTTACATGGGCCAATCATAG
- a CDS encoding Kinesin-like protein KIF22 has protein sequence MTVATVEESGWFNKLCKGDTSSKKFESAFNSTHSKPLTITTTMASHKVKIAARLRPRLDGELDDDSIKVVHQSNNTGGSSSSSGGSSFISVANPRDPTQVFKFPFSSCYDQDSTQEEIFENDVEPLIDVVYSGVTVTIFAYGVTSSGKTHTMQGTRNEPGVIPRVVRAMFEKKASFHQYQTSLSVSYMEIYKDEVYDLLVTRENAPKLPVRENDSGMVFVANLTKMEISGVEEFDNIYNTATKHRSVGATNLNRASSRSHAVLTIEASMVDPVANTTLTGKINLVDLAGSENNKLTGNDPSRMAESSAINKSLSVLGQVVHALNQGASRIPYRNSKLTRILQDALGGSSVGLLICNLAPGIKFRQDTLNTLNFAVRTKNVENRPVVNERDNRPVPKPHFAAVSIQPPASKPAPAIVQAISTAGSGSTAGAKRARPSLVPMSRSSRISSIGGGHGYQSFGLAGAAAAGRRQTGMFEKIREEDHSYDRSGSVGIGMTEKEIDERVCYHFSAILAGRQADHLLPPQISKAVEAAVEAEVTRRLAERERQRAEAEQNEKEAARREGQVSRTGTPTKETSLPSGVLTPLLKRHKDLDEELKSRLHELEKKYERGTKETQLADVLSPVSKKKTGRAYVALARAHSEKGDLQVALDLYRKAETYVPDNIKLKERIIEIEWAVRNNTAYVPSPKPPRKQKSKKRSKSALSREALPAMDAMDVDNGTKGKGKDGFVGKLGEFGMDFTNTESPNKSKRTYDDATESENMQTPMKKQKRTALHGTPSRNIAAGEDVDPFALQRKDRRHVIS, from the exons ATGACCGTCGCGACGGTGGAGGAATCAGGTTGGTTCAACAAACTTTGTAAGGGGGACACATCGTCAAAGAAGTTCGAGTCCGCCTTCAATTCAACACACAGCAAACCTCTCACTATTACCACAACTATGGCTTCTCATAAAGTCAAGATAGCGGCTCGGCTTAGACCACGGCTCGACGGGGAACTCGACGATGACTCAATTAAAGTCGTACACCAATCTAACAACACCGGGGGTTCTTCAAGCTCAAGTGgaggcagcagcttcattTCGGTGGCAAACCCTAGAGACCCCACACAAGTTTTCAAGTTTCC TTTTTCAAGTTGCTACGATCAAGATTCCACTCAAGAGGAGATATTTGAGAACGATGTGGAGCCATTGATTGACGTTGTATATAGCGGTGTT ACCGTCACTATCTTTGCATATGGTGTCACTTCCTCGGGGAAAACCCACACCATGCAAGGGACACGCAACGAACCTGGCGTTATTCCCCGTGTCGTTAGA GCCATGTTTGAGAAAAAAGCTTCTTTCCACCAATACCAGACCTCGCTTTCAGTTTCGTATATGGAGATTTACAAAGACGAGGTTTACGACCTGCTGGTAACCAGAGAAAAT GCTCCCAAACTTCCTGTAAGAGAAAACGACAGCGGCATGGTTTTCGTCGCCAATTTAACCAAAATGGAGATTTCTGGAGTTGAAGAGTTTGATAACATCTATAA TACTGCAACCAAACACCGGTCGGTGGGTGCCACGAATCTGAATAGGGCGTCGTCGCGCTCGCACGCAGTTCTCACTATCGAAGCATCTATGGTGGATCCAGTTGCGAATACGA CACTTACTGGAAAAATCAACCTGGTCGACCTTGCTGGCTCGGAGAACAACAAG CTCACAGGAAACGATCCATCCCGCATGGCCGAATCATCTGCGATTAACAAATCTTTGAGTGTTCTCGGGCAAGTGGTCCACGCGCTGAATCAAGGAGCA TCACGCATACCTTATCGCAACTCCAAATTGACTCGCATCTTACAAGACGCTCTTGGTGGCTCATCCGTGGGGCTGTTGATTTGTAACTTGGCCCCAGGCATCAAATTCCGTCAGGACACCCTGAATACTCTTAA TTTTGCTGTTCGCACAAAGAATGTCGAAAATCGGCCTGTTGTCAACGAACGCG ATAACCGACCTGTTCCAAAACCCCATTTTGCAGCCGTCTCTATTCAGCCACCTGCGTCCAAACCAGCACCTGCCATCGTTCAAGCGATCTCCACTGCAGGCTCTGGTTCAACTGCAGGGGCCAAACGTGCTCGCCCATCTTTGGTTCCCATGTCAAGATCGTCCCGCATCTCCTCAATAGGCGGTGGACACGGGTATCAATCATTTGGACTTGCtggggcggcggcggcaggaCGAAGACAAACCGGGATGTTTGAAAAGATAAGAGAAGAGGATCATTCATACGACCGGTCCGGCAGTGTTGGCATTGGTATGACAGAAAAGGAGATCGATGAGCGGGTGTGTTATCACTTCTCGGCGATATTGGCAGGGCGCCAGGCTGATCATCTTTTGCCACCGCAGATTTCGAAAGCAGTTGAGGCAGCTGTGGAAGCTGAAGTAACTAGGCGACTAGCCGAACGTGAGCGTCAAAGGGCAGAAGCTGAACAGAACGAGAAAGAAGCTGCGAGGAGAGAAGGACAAGTTTCTAGGACAGGCACGCCGACCAAGGAGACTAGTCTACCTTCAGGTGTCCTGACTCCTCTCTTGAAACGTCACAAAGATCTTGATGAGGAACTCAAGAGCCGTCTCCATGAACTTGAGAAAAAATA TGAAAGAGGAACTAAGGAGACACAGCTAGCGGATGTCCTGTCACCCGTTTCCAAGAAGAAAACGGGTCGCGCTTATGTTGCGCTTGCACGTGCACATTCCGAAAA GGGCGATTTGCAAGTCGCACTCGACTTGTATCGCAAGGCCGAGACCTACGTGCCTGATAACATCAAACTTAAAGAGAG AATAATCGAGATCGAATGGGCAGTCCGGAATAACACGGCCTACGTTCCTTCGCCCAAGCCGCCCAGGAAACAGAAATCCAAGAAGAGATCAAAGTCTGCCTTGTCACGCGAGGCTCTTCCCGCTATGGACGCCATGGATGTAGATAACGGAACGAAGGGCAAGGGTAAGGATGGATTTGTTGGGAAGCTTGGAGAGTTTGGCATGGACTTCACAAATACTGAGAGTCCCAACAAGAGCAAGCGCACCTATGATGATGCAACCGAAAGCGAAAATATGCAAACACCCATGAAAAAGCAGAAACGCACCGCACTTCATGGGACGCCATCTAGGAACATAGCTGCAGGAGAAGATGTGGATCCATTTGCTCTTCAAAGGAAAGACCGGCGACACGTCATTTCGTGA
- a CDS encoding Cytochrome b561 and DOMON domain-containing protein (Cytochrome b561 and DOMON domain-containing protein At3g25290), with translation MPRCLPCCCGLHTSSTPQVYVPTHVMHGRDNGGGGGGGGGDAGDAGDGGNGGFIPFSIPLTELERRARNHAILCVVGFLILLPIGALVARYSRTLRYKWFWAHWIIQFLIAGPVIFTGWALGYKTTNELETPHFTDPHQKVGLALLILYVVQMALGAIVHFFKLPSIFRGHRPPHSYLHVLVGLAIFILAQWQVHYGLFTEWLLTGGLHQVPESAKHAWLALVIVFWVLYGLGMALLPRQFKQESQARKVRKEDPNSTNTSA, from the exons atgccgagatGTTTGCCTTGCTGCTGCGGCTTACACACATCATCAACGCCTCAAGTATATGTACCAACCCATG TTATGCACGGACGCGATAAtggcggaggtggtggaggtggaggtggagatgcTGGCGATGCTGGCGATGGCGGTAATGGTGGATTCATCCCATTCTCCATTCCCTTGACAGAACTAGAAAGACGAGCACGCAATCATGCCATTCTTTGCGTGGTTGGCTTCCTCATATTGCTACCCATTGGAGCTCTGGTCGCAAGATACTCCAGGACATTGCGTTACAA GTGGTTCTGGGCCCACTGGATCATCCAATTCCTCATTGCAGGGCCTGTCATATTCACTGGCTGGGCATTGGGTTACAAAACGACGAATGAACTAGAAACACCCCACTTTACAGATCCCCATCAGAAAGTAGGATTGGCACTACTCATTCTATACGTCGTGCAAATGGCCCTGGGAGCCATCGTCCATTTCTTCAAACTCCCGTCTATTTTCCGAGGTCATCGCCCTCCACACAGTTACCTACACGTTCTTGTCGGACTGGCCATATTCAttctcgctcaatggcag GTACATTACGGACTATTCACGGAATGGCTCCTCACTGGTGGTCTTCACCAAGTCCCAGAATCGGCTAAACATGCTTGGCTTGCGTTGGTTATT GTATTTTGGGTTTTATACGGCTTGGGCAtggctcttcttcctcgacaATTTAAACAAGAAAGTCAAGCCCGTAAAGTCCGAAAGGAGGACCCTAACTCCACCAATACCTCTGCTTAG